The genomic DNA CTACATCCACTTCGACAACCTCAACCTGACCGGCGAGTACGCCCCCCTCACCGCTTACAGCCAGTCCAAGCTGGCCAACCTGCTGTTCACGCTGGAACTCCAGCGCCGGCTGGCCGAGGCGGCCTCGCCCGTACGGGCCCTCGCCGCGCACCCCGGCTGGGCCGCCACCAACCTGCAGAGCCACGACGGCAGCGCCCTGCGCCGCGCCCTCATGCGGGTGGGCAACCGCTTCATCGCCCAGGACAACAGGGCGGGCGCGCTGCCCACCCTGTACGCCGCCGTCCAGGACCTCCCCGGCGCGAGCTACGTCGGTCCCGACGGCTTCGGCGAGATGCGCGGTGGCCCGACGCTGGTCGGCCGTTCGGCCGCGGCCGGCGACCCGGTCTCGGCCCGCCGCCTGTGGACGGCGTCCGAGGATCTGACCGGTGTCACGTTTCCCCGGCTGACGGCAGCCGTGAGCGCATAGCCGGCCGGGGGGCGACCACCGCGCGTCCAGCGCCCGGCCCGGAGGAACCGCGGACAGCTGCCGACGGCTATCCCCGCGTCGCCCCCGGATGCAGCCGCACCCAGCCCTCCCATGCCGACGTGATCATGTCCTGGACGTCGTACTTCGCCTTCCAGCCCAGCTCCACGGCGATACGGTCCGCCGAGGCCACCACCCGGGCCGGGTCGCCGGGGCGGCGCGCCACGACGGTCGGCGGGGTGTCGTAGCCCGTGAGCGCGTTGATGCGGTCGACCATCTCGCGCACCGAAACACCCTCGCCGCGGCCGATGTTGAGCGTCAGGCCCGCGCCCGGCGACGCCTCCAGCGCACGGGCCGCGGCCACATGGGCCTCCGCCAGGTCGACCACATGGATGTAGTCGCGTACGCAGGTGCCGTCCGGCGTCGGATAGTCGTCGCCGAAGATGCGGGGCGCGGCGCCCTCCGTGAGCTTCTCGAAGACCATGGGGACCAGGTTGAAGACCCCGGCGTCGGCCAGCTCCGGCGTCGCCGCCCCCGCCACGTTGAAATAGCGCAGCGATGCCGTGGACAGGCCCGTCGCCCGGCCTGTCGCGCGCACCAGCCACTCACCGGCGAGCTTCGTCTCGCCGTACGGCGACATCGGCACGCACGGCGTCTCCTCCCGCACCAGGTCCACGTCCGGCATGCCGTACACGGCCGCGGAGGACGAGAACACGAAGGAGGGGACCGAGGCGTCCGTGACGGCCTCCAGCAGTACCCGCAGGCCCTCCACGTTCTCCCGGTAGTAGTGCAGGGGCAGCTCCACCGACTCGCCGACCTGCTTCTTCGCCGCCAGATGCACGACACCGGTCACCGCGTGCTCCGCGAGCGTGCGGCGCAGCAGGCCGCCGTCCAGCGTCGAGCCCACCACCAGCGGCACGCCGTCGGGGACGCGCTCCGCGATGCCCGTGGACAAGTCGTCGTACACCATCGCCCGGTCGCCCGCTTCGCGCATCGCTCGCACGACATGCGCCCCGATGTAACCGGCGCCGCCGGTGATCAGCCAGGTCATGTGCGGCCCTTCCCTTGTCCCTGAATCCCGTCCCTGAGTCCCGCCCCTGAGGCTTGTCCCTGAGCCCTTGCGGTCATTCACCAGTGAAGCAGGCGCCGGAGCCTTCGACCCATGACGGATGTCACTCCTTGTATCCCGGTCGCCACACGCAGTGCCAGGGCTCCCGAGTGTGTCGCGTACGGCTGGACCAGCAGCACCCCGTGCCGCCCGCTCGGCACCACGCCGCGGCGCAGCAGGCCGGGGCCCGCGACCGCGTGGGCGGTGGTGTCGCGGCTCGTGCCGTCGTGGAAGCGCAGCGTCAGCCGCAGGTCCCAGGTGCCCGACCCGAGCGCCGCCAGGTCCACCGGCACCTCCGCAGACCAGGTGTCGAACTCCGGGTCCGCGAGCAGCGGGGCCGTGGCCGCCGTACCCACCCGGCCGCCCTCCCGGTGCACGAACTCCAGGTTCACCGAGGCCGGTCCCGCGTCCGCCACCCGCCCGTACAGCTCGTGCAGACGCAGCCGCAGCCGGGTGCCACGCGCGCGTGGCCGCAGTTCCGCGTCGACGGCGACGGGCAGCAGGTGCATGGGCCGGACGAGTACGTGGTCCAGCGGGACCTGAGGCAGGTCCGCCGACCACACCGGAGTGCCGTCCGCCGCGCGCGCGTACGGCGGGTGCAGCCGGGCCGGGCGTGCCGCCAGCTCCTTGAGCCGGGGCAGGTCGCGGGGCTCCTCGGCGGCGAGCACCACGCGTGCGATGACCCGCCCGGGCGCCGGCGCCAGCGCGAACTCGGCCGCGTCGAACGCCGACAGGTACGCGCGCGTGAGCGTCCACCACTCGCGCCGGTACTCCGTGCCGCGCAGATCGAGCTCCCGCGTGTACATCCGCAGCTCGTGGTCGAGGAACTTGGCGCGCGCCGCCCGCGCGAGGCGCTTCTCACCGGCGCCCAGCAGGATGTCGTACGCCTGCGCCGCGGCCGCCATACGGGCCTGCCAGTTGTCGATGCCCGCGCGGTCCAGCGAGATGGACAGCCGCTCGGCGGACCTGCGTACGTGCCAGACGTACACCGTGTCCGGGACGAGCGCCATACGCGGTCCCGCCGCCAGCACGCGCGCGGAGAACACGAAGTCCTCGTAAGGGAAGCGGCCGTCGGGGAAGCGGATGGCGTGCTCGCGCAGGAAGTCCGTGCGGTAGAGCTTGTTGACGCAGAGCGTGTCGTGGACCAGGCGCCGCAGCCGGGCGGGGTGCGGGACCAGCGCCGGCTCTGTGTACAGCTCGGGCTGCCAGGGGACCTCGCGGCCCGACGGCAGCTCACGGCGCACGCACAGGCCCGCCGCGACCTGTGCGCCGTGCCGGTCGGCCGCCGCGAGCAGCGCTTCCACGGCACCCGGCGGCAGCATGTCGTCGCTGTCCAGGAACATCGTGTACGGGGCGGTCGCGGCGTCGATCCCGTCGTTGCGCGGGGTGCCGCAGCCGCCGCTGTTGACCTCGCGGCGGAGCACCCGCACCCGCGTGTCCTCGACGGCCAGCGCGTCCAGCAGCCCGGGGCTGCCGTCGGACGAGCAGTCGTCGACGGCGATCACCTCGCGGACGGCCGGACCCTGGGCCAGCGCCGAGCGCACGGCGTCCGTCACGTGCGCAGCGTCGTCGTATCCGATGACGACGACGCTGACCTGTGAAGCGTGAGGCGGCATTGATTCCACGAACCGGGATAGTAGAAGTTGTAGGTAATTTTCCGTTAAGAGGCAGTTAGTGTCTTGTGGGGAAGACGGACAGGATCGGGGCGGAGTTCCGGACGGGGGGTGCCGGATTCGGGGTCTTTTGTGGTGGCTCGCCACAGGCGCACGAACGACAGGCCCGCGGCCGTGGCCAGCAGGCCGTTGCGCAGGAGCATCAGCAGACAGCCCGTCCAGGTGGAGTTGATGACCTCCCCGTAATAGGCGGGGTACGCCACAGTGCTGGCCGCGGAGGCCGCCAGGACCAGCAGGGCGACGGGCCGTTGTGTGGTGTGCCGGGAGGTCAGGCAGACGGCGGCCAGGCCGATCAGCCACACCATGTACTGAGGGCTGATCACCCGGCTCGTCACCGTGAACAGCAGGACCGCCGCGAGCGCCGCGTCGTACGGGGTGGCCGGCGTCCAGCGGCGCGCCCGCAGCCGCCACAGCAGCAGCAGCCCGAACGCGGCGACGGTGAGCCCGAGCGAGACCGCGGCCACCGCGCGCACATGCGGGCCCGCGAACTCCATCGCGCCGAACTGATACCGCGCGCGCCCCGGCCAGCCGGCCCGGCGGGCGAAGGCGAGGGCCGTGCCGCCGAGCGACTCGATCTGCACGCCCCGGCCGCCCTGCTGGAGCAGGAAGTCGAAGGGGTTGCGGAACAGGGCGGTCAGCAGCGTCAGCAGGGCGGCCCCGGTGACCGCGGCCGACGTCCACGCCCGACGGGTGGTCCGGCCCGTCGGCGTGCCGATGAGTGCCAGGGCCGGCCAGACCTTCACCAGGGCGCCGATCGCCGCGAACGCGCCGCACGCGCGCGGGGAGCGCGACAACGTCAACAGGGAGATGACGGCGAACGCCGTGACCTGCACGTCGTAGCGTGCGAGCGGAAGGTGCAGGAGCAGCGGCAGGCCCGCCGTCCACAGCGCCGCACCGTGCAGGCTGCGGCCGCCCGGCCGGGTCCCCGCGCGCGCGAGGAAGAGCATGATCACGGCGTCCGTGAGGAGCGTGAGCACCACGAACGCCTGGAAGTAGGTCAGGGCCGGCAGCAGCGCGGGGGAGAGCAGCACCGGACCCGCGCCCGGCGGGTACTGCCACAGGTGGTCGCCGGCCGGATAGGTGCCGTGCGACAGGACGCCGTACCAGCGGAAGTACAGGTTGCGTACCTCGCTCGACACCCCGCCCCGGCCCAGCAGGGCGAGGCGCTCGTGGGTGAGCAGCCACAGCATCAGGGCGCGGGTGGCCAGCCAGGCCGCGCCGAGGAGGAGCAGGGGGTGGCGTTTCAAGGTCCTCATCAACGCCGGATCGTAAGCCGCATGGATGCCGTTTTTGCGGAGATACGCCGTCAATCTCTATTGAACGTTGGCTAATCGCACAAAATCGGGCGCATGTCGAGCTTGTGCAAGGACCGGCCACCCGTCGCCCGTACCTGTACCCGCACCCGTGCGGAGGTCGCGTCCGCGCTTCTGCCCGTGCCGGTGCATGTGCTCGTATCCGTCCTCGCCCCCGTCCTCGTCATGCTCGCGCTCGGGCTGTGGGGGCTCGACCGCGGCGGCATGTGGCGCGACGAGGCGGTCACCTTCGAGGTCGCGCACCGTTCGGTGCCGCAGATCTGGCGGCTGCTGCACGGTGTGGACGCGGTGCACGGCCTGTACTACCTGGTGATGCGCACGGTCCTGTCCGGGTGGGCCGCCTTCGCTCGCCCCGACGAGGTGGTGCTGCGCCTTCCGTCGGTCCTCGGGGCGGCGGCGACGGCGGGCCTGGTGGCCGCGCTGGGCGTCCGCCTGTGTCGTCCGCGGGTCGGCCTGTGGGCGGGGCTGCTGTACGCCGTCACGCCGATGGCCGGGCACTACGCGCAGGAGGGCCGTTCGTACGCGCTGGTCTCGGCCGGGGTGGCGGGGTCGACGCTGTTGCTGGTCAGGGCCGTGCGCGGCGGGGGCTGGTGGCCGTACGGGGCGGTCGCCGGTGTCACGTGTGTGCTGCACGAGTTCGCGGTGCTGGCTCTGCTCGCCCACGCCTGTGCGCTGGCGCTCGCCCGGGTGCGCGGGAGGGTGTGGCGGGCGTGGGGGTGTGCGGTGGGGGGTGTGGCCGTGGTGCTGCTGCCGGTGGTGGTCGTCTCGCAGGGGCAGGCAGCGCAGGTGGCGTGGCTCGCGGTGCCGGACCTGGGGGCGGCGGGGCGGTTGCTGGAGGGGTTCGCGGGGGCGCCGGGTCTGTTGCTGGTGCCGTGTCTGGTGCTCGCCGGCGTGGGCGTACGGAGAGGTCCGCGCGGGGAGTTGTCCCTGGGGGGTGTCGCGCTGCCGCTGGTGGCCGTTCCGCCGGTGGTCCTGCTGGCGGTGTCGCAGGTTCGGCCCCTCTACGACGAGCGGTACGTGCTGTACGCGCTCGCGGGCATGCCGCTGCTGGTCGCGAGCGGCGCGGATCGGGTGGCGGGGGTCATGGGACGGCTACGGGCCGGGGGTCACTTCGCGCCCGCCCGCACCCCTCTCCTCGGCGTTCTCGCCATCGCCCTCGTCCTCGCCTCCCGGCTCCCCGTTCTCCAGGCCGACCGCAGCGCCGACCGCCGCCCCGACAACCTCGCCGCCGTCTCCCGCGTGGCCGGGCGGGAGACGCGGCCCGGCGACCCCCTGCTGTTCCTGCCCGCCTTCGGACGCCGGGCCGCTCTCACGTATCCCGACGACTTCCGCCGGACGCGGGACGTCGCGCTGAGCGTGCCCGCGCCCGTGGACGGGAGCCTCTACGGGCGGGAGGTCGGGGCCGATGAGCTGCGGCGCCGGCTCGGACGGCTCGACCGGCTCTGGGTGGTCGCCCAGACCTACGCGCTGCGCCCCGGCTGGTCCTCGCGCAGTCCGGTCGAGCGCCTCAAACGGGCGGTGCTGGACGAGGAGTTCGTGCCGCGCGCGGAGTTCGTGCAGAAGGGTTCGACCGTGCGCCTGTACGTACGCCGTCCCTAGTTCCAGACCGTGTCTGAAGTTCCAGGCCGTGTCCGACATTCCGCGTCGGCTGCCCGGCGGGAGTCGTCGGACACGGCCTAACCCTGGGCGCAGCCCGGTGTCTCCTCCAGCGCCGCCTCGTCCAGTGCCGTCGTGAGGCGGTCGAGGCGGGTCCGCAGGTCCTCGATCTCCCCCAGGCCGAGGCCCGTCGCCGTGGCGATCCTGACCGGCACCAGCAGGGCCCGCTCGCGCAGCGCCGTGCCCTCCTCCGTGAGGTGGACGTACACCGACCGCTCGTCCTTCGCGCTGCGCTCGCGCCGTACGAGCCCGGCCGTCTCAAGACGCTTGAGCAGCGGCGACAGCGTGCCGGAGTCGAGGCGCAGATGCTCGCCGACCTTCTTCACGGGCAGCGCGCCGTGCTCCCACAGCACCATCATCACCAGGTACTGGGGGTAGGTGAGCCCCAGGTCCTTGAGGACGACGCGGTAGACGCCGTTGAAGGCGCGCGAGGCCGCGTTGAGGGAGAAGCAGATCTGGCGGTCGAGGCGGAGGTAGTTCTCGTCGGCGGGGGCCTCGGTGCTGGGGGTCGGGATGGCGCTCATGTCTCCAGGGTAGCTCTTGTCCACCATTAAGTTGTGTACAACTGAATTGTGTGCTCTACTTCTACCCGTGAGGCGGTCGAAGACGAAGACCGGCCGCCGTACACGACCTTTGAGAGGGATGGTTTTCCATGGACGCGCTCTACACCGCTGTTGCCACCGCCACCCACGGGCGCGAGGGGCGCGCCATCAGCTCCGACGGCAAGCTCGACGTCCAGCTGGCCCCGCCGGCCGAGCTGGGCGGCAACGGTCAGGGCACCAACCCGGAGCAGCTGTTCGCCGGCGGTTACGCGGCCTGCTTCGCCAGCGCCCTCGGTCTCGTCGGCCGGCAGGCGAAGGTCGATGTGAGCGACGCCGCCGTGACCGCCGAGGTCGGCATCGGCAAGCAGGGTGAGGGCTTCGGCCTCAAGGTCACCCTGCGTATCGAGCTGCCGGACTCCGTGGACGAGGCGACCGGCCGCAAGCTGGTCGAGACCGCCCACCAGGTCTGCCCCTACTCCAACGCCACCCGCGGCAACATCGAGGTCGAGCTCGTCGTCGAGTAGGACGAGCCAGTCGAGCCAGTCGAGCCAGTCGAGCAAGCAGTCGTCGAGCAGGCCGGCCGACCCGACAGGCCCGGCCGGCCGCCACGCACCGCCACTGCCGCTCGCCTTCCGGTGACGGCGGGGCGGGGGTCGGCCCGGCGCGACGACGTACGGGCGGGTGAGGCGGCGGTCGCCTGGGCGGCTGAGGCGGCGGTCGCCCGCGGAGTTCACCGCATCGAGTGCGTGCCGCTCTCGTGCATCAGGGGCCGTGGCACCGGCACCGCGCCCGGTGGTGCCCACACCCGCACCGCCCGCTCCAGCAGCAGCGGCAGCCCGACCACCGGCAGCAGCCACGCCATCACGATCAGCCGGCCGCCGTAGACGGTGATGTCCGGGTGGGCCGCGTGGGTGACGAGGCCGGTGAACGCGGCCGCCAGCAGGAACACCCCGAAGGCCGGGCGCTGCTTCAGCGCTCCCCAGGCCGACGCCACCAGCGAGGTCAGGAACAGCGGCTCCCAGAACTGGCGGCGCAGCCACTCCAGCCAGAAGTTGCCCTCCAGACCGAGGAACTCCGGCCACGGCCGGGCGCGGTCGGGCCGGGCGAAGTGGTCGGTCAACAGGTCCTGGACGCTCTCGGACTCGGACGGGTAGTGCAGTGCCTGCGCCGCCAGCAGGATGCCGGCGACCGCGCAGCCCGCCACCGCGCCCAGGACCACCAGCGGTTGCCCCGGCAGGCGCCCGCGCCCGCGCCGCCGTACGCCGACCACCGCGCACGCCCCCGCCAGGCACAGCGCGAGAAACAGGGCCTGCGAGTGCTTCACCGCGAACAGCAGTACGAGCGCCGCGGTGACCAGCAGCACACCGGTCCCCGGCCGGTTGCCCCGCAGTGTCAGCGCACAGCCCCACAGCGCCACCAGTGTCAGCGCCAGCAGCAGGCCCTCGGTCATGGGGCGCATGGCGGTGGTGCCGCACGGCAGGACGTAGAAGAGGGCCTGGCCGGTCAGCGCCACGCCGGTGGGAGCGCGCAGGGTGCGCAGGATCAGGAAGGCCAGCACGCCCCCGGCCACCGTGACGAGCACACTCGACAGCCAGATGCCCCACGTCACGCCGAACACCGTCACGAACGGCAGCAGCAGCATCGGATATCCGGGCCGCGCCTCGAAGATCCGCATGAACCGCTCGGACGTGAACGGCGCGATGTGCCCGGAGGTCTGTCCGGCGCGCAGCCGCCTGTCCACCCCCGCCCACAGGTCGCGCCGGCACTTCTCGGTGACCCGCCGGGTGGGGTTCGGAGCCTGGAAGCGGTTCACGTCGACGCTCTGCTCGCGGCGTGCCGCGGACGCCCGGCCCGCGCACACGTAGTCGATGGCGGTGGCGGCCGACTCCCGCTTGCTGTCGCCGCGCAGACTCAGCGCGTACGACAGGTAGTTCTTGGTGTCGGGAGTGTCCCGCCCGGTGACGTTGGCGAGTTGCAGGACGGCGAACACGGCGGCGAGGACGACCACCCAGGTACGGGCGTTCGTGCGTGTCGGCCGCGGCAGGGCCCGCACCGCGGCCCTCATGACGAAGCGAGCAGGTCGCGGGCGGCCTGTGCGGGCGCCGGCACCGGCAGGGGCAGGTCCTGTTCGCCGAGCATCAGCGTCCGCACCACCCGCTCGGCCGCCCGCCCGTCGTCGAACTCGCAGAACCGCGCCCGGAACCCGGCCCGCAGCGCCGCCGACTCCTCGTCCCGCCACCCACCGCAGGCGAACAGCCACGCCAGCTCCCGGTGGGTACGCGTCACATGACCCGGCGCGTCGGCGGTGAGATCGAAGTAGGCGCCCCGGCTCGCGGTATAGGTCCCCCAGTCGTCGGCGTGGATCACGATCGGCCGGTCCAGGTTGGCGTAGTCGAACATCAGGGCCGAGTAGTCCGTGACCAGGACGTCCGAGGCGAGCATCAGCTCCTCGACGTGCGGCTCGGTCGTCGCGTCGACCAGGACGCCCCGCCGGTGCAGCTCGGCCAGCCCCATCCCGCGCGCCGGACCGTCCGCGAGCGAGGGATGCAGCCGTACGACGAGTGAGTGTCCCTCGCCCAGATCCTCCGCGAACCGGGCCAGGTCGATCCGGTCGACGTGGCCGCCCCTGACGTAGTCGCGGCGCGTCGGCGCGTACAGCACGACCGTGTGACCGGCCGGGATGCCGAGGCGGGCGCGGACGTCGGCGCCGTCGCCGGGGCGCGCCCGGACGAGGACGTCGTTGCGGGGGCTGCCGGTGCGCACCGAGGTGAAGCGGCACGGATAGGCGCGGTCCCAGACCAGCTCGGAGTGGCGGTTGGCGACCAGGCTGTAGTCCCAGCGGTCGGCCCGGCGCAGCATCTGCGGCACGTCGAGGCCGTGCCGGGCGCCCGGCTTGTGCAGCAGATCGGCGCCCATGTACTTGAGCGGGGTGCCCTGGTGGGTGTGGATGTGCACGCTGCCGGGGCGCTTGGCCAGGGTGCCGGGCCAGTTGACGTTGTTGACGAAGTACGTGGCCCGGGCGGTGACCTGGTGATAGCGCAGGGAGTCCGGGACGACGTACTCGACGCCCGGCGGAAGCGAGGGCACCTGGTCCGCGCGGACCACCCACACGCCCCTGATGTGCGGGGCGAGCTCCCGGGCCGCGCGGTGCACGGCGGCCGGGTCGCCGAGCACCCCGCGGTGCGAGAACGCCGAGTACACCGCGAGATGCGGGTCCAGCGGCCGGTGTCCGTGCACGTTTGACCAGCCGCGCTTGAGCCGTACGACGGCCGCGGCACGGACCTGGCGGGCGCGCAGGTCGAGCGACCTGGCCGCCCGCACGGCCCGGTAGCGGGTGAAACCGCCCTCCAGGACGCGGAGTCCGGGCGGCGTCGGACCGCCCTTGTGCTTGCGGAACAGCTCGGCCGTGCGCCGGAAGAACTCCTCCTTGTCCGACTCGGGCAGCCGGTCCGGCTTGGCGAGGACGTCCAGGCAGTGCTCACCCATCTTGTGACACAGACAGGGCCGCCAACTCGACAGCTCCGGGCGGGAGTCGACGTACGCGAAGACCCGCTCGTACTGGTCGTGGATGTCGAAGTGCTTGCGGCTGGTGGTGGACAGGATGCTGCCCGTGCGGCGCTGCCGGTAGGCGACGCAGATCCGGTCGAGCACGGCGATCCGCTCCGCGCCGAGCAGCGTGGGGAACGTCCAGGGCGTGTCCTCGTAGTAGCCGGGAGGGAACCGGAAGCCGTGCTTCTCCACGAAGTCGCGGCGGTAGACCTTGTTCCAGACCACCATCAGCAGGTCGAGGATCTCGGGACGCTCGGCGGCCGTGAAGGTGCCCGCGCCCGCCTCGGCCAGCACCCGCGCCAGGACGTTTCTGCGGGTGCCGCCCCACCAATAGGTGCGCGCGTAGTCGAAGACGAGCACATCGGGGCCGTCCGGGCCGGGGAGCTCGTCGAGGCGGTCGGCCAGCGCGCGCAGGGCGCCCGGGGTGAGGGTGTCGTCGCTGTCGAGGAAGAAGAGGTAGTCCCCGGTGGCGTGCGGCATTCCGGCGTTGCGTGCCCGGCCCAGGCCGACGTTCTCCGGCAGGTGCAGCACGCGTACGCGCGGGTCGCGGGCCGCGTACGCGTCGAGGATGGCGCCGCAGCCGTCCGGCGAGCAGTCGTCGACGGCGATCACTTCCAGATCCCGGTACGACTGCCCGAGGACCGAGTCGAGGCACTCGCGCAGATAGCCCTGCACCTTGAAGACGGGGACGATGATGCTGAAGCGGGGCACGGTGGTCAGCTCCTCACGAGGGCCGGGGCCGGGGTGCGCTCGGCGAGCGGGACGACGGGCGGGATCGCCTGCGGCGGCTGGCCGAGCAGCACCCGCCGTACGACCCGTTCGGCGGCCCGGCCGTCGTCGAACTGGCAGAAGCGCTCACGGAACCGGGCGCGCAGCACGGCCGACCCGGCGTCCGCGTACGATCCGTCGGCGAACAGGCCGGCCAACTCCTCGGGGGTACGCGCCACGTGCCCGGGCGGGCCCTCCAGCAGGTCGAAGTAGACGCCCCGCGTCTCCCGGTAGACCTCCCAGTCGTCCGCGTACACGACGATCGGGCGGTCCAGGTTGGCGTAGTCGAACATGATCGACGAGTAGTCCGTGATCAGCGCGTCGGCGGCCAGACAGACGTCCTCGGAGGAACGGTGCCGGGTGACGTCGATGATCCGGCCGCCGCCCCCGCGGTCGCCCTCGTCGTAGAAGTAGTGGGCGCGCAGCAGTACGACGAAGTCCTCGCCGAGCGCCTCGCAGAACGCCTCCAGGTCCAGCCGCGCCTCGAAGCCCGCGCTGTGGTCGCGGTGGGTGGGCGCGTACAGGAGGGCCGTCTTGCCGTCCGGGACGCCGAGTTCGCGCCGGACGCGGGCGACGTCGTCGGCGGTCGCCGTGTAGTAGACGTCGTTGCGCGGATAGCCGTATTCGAGGGCTTCCCAGGTGCCGGGAAAGGCCCGTTCCCACATCTCGGTGGAGTGGCGGTTGGCGGAGAGGTTGTAGTCCCAGCGGTCCACGCGGGTCAGCAGCTTGGCGAAGCTGCCGGTCGCCGCCGCCACCACCGGGTACGTCGACTGGTCGACGCCCATCTTCTTCAGCGGGGTGCCGTGCTGGGTCTGGAGGTGCACGCTGCCGGGGCGCTTGACGACCCCGTCGGCGAAGTTGGCGTTGTTGATCAGGTACTTGGCGCGCGCCAGCACGTCCCAGTACCCCTGGCTCCCGATGACCGCGTGCTCGACACCGGGCGGCAGCTCGCCCACCGCGTCCGCCTCGACCAGGAACACCGACCGCAGATGCGGGGCGAGTTCGCGGGCCTTGGCGTGGATCGCGGCCGGGTTGCAGGCGTAGCCGCGGCCCCAGTACGCGCAGTACACGGCGAGGTTCTCGTCGAGCGGGCGGCGCAGCCCCAGGGCGTACCGGGTGCGGGTGCGCGGCATCCGCGGGCGCGGGATCCGTTCCGCTGCCTTCGCCACGCTCCGGTTGGCGCCGCGCAGGGCCCAGAACGCGCTGTACGCACCGGCCGCCAGCAGCCGGTGCTGCACCCCGACGCTGCCCGGCGGCGGCTGGAAGGCGGCCGGGCGATGCCGCCGGTAGAGCCGCCCCGCCCGCCGGAAGAAGGCACGCCGGCGACGGGCGGGCAGCCGCTCGGGACGGGCGGCCGTCTTCAGGACCGCGGCGAACAGCTGTCCGAACAGCGGCCCCGACCGGTAGGCCGGCAGGCCCAGTTCGGCGGCACGGGTGAGCACCAGGTCGATCTGGTCGAGGAGTTCGAGCTGGTGCTCACCCGGCACGGCGAGCCGGCTGCCCTGCCGTCGCAGCAGATGCCGTACGCACACCGAGCGCAGCAGGGCGACCCGCTCGGCGGCGAGCGTGACCAGGCCGCCCCAGCCGATGTCGGTGAACAGGCCCGCGGGGAAGGCGAGCCGGTGCTCCGTGACGAACGCGCGGCGGTAGGCGGCGCTCCAGGCCGGGAGGGTGACGCCGGTCAG from Streptomyces avermitilis MA-4680 = NBRC 14893 includes the following:
- a CDS encoding bifunctional glycosyltransferase/CDP-glycerol:glycerophosphate glycerophosphotransferase, producing MPRFSIIVPVFKVQGYLRECLDSVLGQSYRDLEVIAVDDCSPDGCGAILDAYAARDPRVRVLHLPENVGLGRARNAGMPHATGDYLFFLDSDDTLTPGALRALADRLDELPGPDGPDVLVFDYARTYWWGGTRRNVLARVLAEAGAGTFTAAERPEILDLLMVVWNKVYRRDFVEKHGFRFPPGYYEDTPWTFPTLLGAERIAVLDRICVAYRQRRTGSILSTTSRKHFDIHDQYERVFAYVDSRPELSSWRPCLCHKMGEHCLDVLAKPDRLPESDKEEFFRRTAELFRKHKGGPTPPGLRVLEGGFTRYRAVRAARSLDLRARQVRAAAVVRLKRGWSNVHGHRPLDPHLAVYSAFSHRGVLGDPAAVHRAARELAPHIRGVWVVRADQVPSLPPGVEYVVPDSLRYHQVTARATYFVNNVNWPGTLAKRPGSVHIHTHQGTPLKYMGADLLHKPGARHGLDVPQMLRRADRWDYSLVANRHSELVWDRAYPCRFTSVRTGSPRNDVLVRARPGDGADVRARLGIPAGHTVVLYAPTRRDYVRGGHVDRIDLARFAEDLGEGHSLVVRLHPSLADGPARGMGLAELHRRGVLVDATTEPHVEELMLASDVLVTDYSALMFDYANLDRPIVIHADDWGTYTASRGAYFDLTADAPGHVTRTHRELAWLFACGGWRDEESAALRAGFRARFCEFDDGRAAERVVRTLMLGEQDLPLPVPAPAQAARDLLASS
- a CDS encoding bifunctional glycosyltransferase/CDP-glycerol:glycerophosphate glycerophosphotransferase; the protein is MPRFSIIVPTHDVAGRLSRSLDSVLTQSFGDFELIPVRDAPGSPAGAVVAEYTGRDARVVPVVSPPSGGLSAARNTGLAAATGTYLLFLDGDDVLAPGALAALDARLKETGEVDAVYFGHERVHWWEAEKTNTPPLGRAPHGAFAPAEAPHLTGVTLPAWSAAYRRAFVTEHRLAFPAGLFTDIGWGGLVTLAAERVALLRSVCVRHLLRRQGSRLAVPGEHQLELLDQIDLVLTRAAELGLPAYRSGPLFGQLFAAVLKTAARPERLPARRRRAFFRRAGRLYRRHRPAAFQPPPGSVGVQHRLLAAGAYSAFWALRGANRSVAKAAERIPRPRMPRTRTRYALGLRRPLDENLAVYCAYWGRGYACNPAAIHAKARELAPHLRSVFLVEADAVGELPPGVEHAVIGSQGYWDVLARAKYLINNANFADGVVKRPGSVHLQTQHGTPLKKMGVDQSTYPVVAAATGSFAKLLTRVDRWDYNLSANRHSTEMWERAFPGTWEALEYGYPRNDVYYTATADDVARVRRELGVPDGKTALLYAPTHRDHSAGFEARLDLEAFCEALGEDFVVLLRAHYFYDEGDRGGGGRIIDVTRHRSSEDVCLAADALITDYSSIMFDYANLDRPIVVYADDWEVYRETRGVYFDLLEGPPGHVARTPEELAGLFADGSYADAGSAVLRARFRERFCQFDDGRAAERVVRRVLLGQPPQAIPPVVPLAERTPAPALVRS